From Penicillium psychrofluorescens genome assembly, chromosome: 1, one genomic window encodes:
- a CDS encoding uncharacterized protein (ID:PFLUO_001712-T1.cds;~source:funannotate), protein MAQFSLLSSCPDVVDRNAEPEIGDTYLVRFKKPNKMIWVGVIIPEDVGPRRHAGKRPIGARPAGEVEWAIPGKDRKYSVYLPGCNTYRWIGTDDMFTIEARPPSIKEDLSDKPCAKIFRNVLAIAMQKPSLQFWLDMIKRERKEKGDLVTTGLRLCMPIGYNIVLEEDDQSTPKPLVSDKRALPNATAQGLASKVQATSNSFSNSRALAASNGDGFPSSTGEDDALFVSLDAEAGTMSAGVANPDMNADPNGDMSTQTSATVRGFYELGEPTIDDPKTPPVNPLSRESSTEVEVEASNQLYGEPIGTKLAPFSEFGKTIFGIPLQDLVKMAIRNEFEILQSIDFVQGIMEMTQGPQGDFLRSFFETDDFYPRLILKALEATPEDSNAGDEEQATLRIGDVRLIGTRYELEDVHSATDLHRHIIALGELYMYARRFQINALVGKIVLKLQVAWNSYPGLSMLVDLLTFARGVFDAGNVSASFDAMQFDAMQNWIVAFIADIMPLFFYKYGAEFNRAMDDCPCLRNAVFEKYAKKLRESPERYANPLVALRSRGLEI, encoded by the exons ATGGCTCAATTCTCTCTCCTGTCTTCCTGTCCGGATGTGGTCGACCGAAATGCCGAGCCTGAAATCGGTGACACTTACCTCGTCCGATTCAAAAAACCCAACAAGATGATTTGGGTTGGAGTCATCATCCCTGAGGACGTCGGTCCTCGCAGGCACGCTGGTAAACGCCCCATTGGTGCGAGACCTGCAGGCGAAGTAGAATGGGCAATCCCTGGTAAGGATCGAAAATACTCAGTCTATCTGCCTGGTTGCAATACTTA CCGATGGATCGGAACCGATGACATGTTCACGATTGAGGCTAGGCCTCCGTCTATCAAGGAAGACCTCAGCGACAAGCCCTGTGCAAAGATTTTCCGAAACGTCCTGGCTATCGCCATGCAGAAGCCTTCACTGCAATTTTGGTTGGACATGATTAAAAGGGAGCGCAAGGAGAAAGGCGATCTGGTCACCACTGGACTGAGACTGTGTATGCCAATTGGATACAACATTGTTCTtgaggaagacgatcagTCGACGCCAAAGCCTTTGGTTTCTGACAAGCGTGCGCTTCCGAATGCCACCGCTCAAGGGCTTGCTAGCAAGGTGCAAGCTACTAGCAACTCGTTTTCCAATTCTCGAGCCTTGGCTGCTTCTAATGGAGATGGATTCCCCAGCTCTactggagaagacgacgcTTTGTTTGTCTCCCTGGATGCAGAAGCAGGGACTATGAGCGCGGGAGTGGCGAACCCGGACATGAATGCAGACCCGAATGGAGACATGAGCACTCAGACGTCAGCTACAGTTCGTGGTTTCTATGAGCTCGGCGAACCAACCATCGACGATCCAAAGACCCCTCCTGTCAACCCGCTAAGCCGTGAGTCTTCTACGGAGGTGGAGGTAGAGGCTTCAAATCAGCTTTATGGTGAACCTATCGG AACCAAGCTCGCGCCATTTAGTGAATTCGGCAAAACAATCTTTGGTATACCCCTCCAGGATCtcgtgaagatggcgatTCGCAACGAGTTTGAAATTCTTCAAAGTATCGACTTTGTCCAAGGAATTATGGAGATGACGCAGGGTCCCCAGGGAGATTTTCTTCGATCATTCTTCGAAACCGACGACTTCTATCCTCGTCTCATCTTGAAGGCTCTCGAGGCAACCCCGGAAGACAGCAATGCcggcgatgaagagcaaGCCACCCTGCGCATCGGCGATGTGCGTCTTATTGGAACCAGATACGAACTGGAGGATGTTCACTCTGCCACTGATCTGCATAGAcacatcatcgccctcggAGAGTTGTATATGTACGCCCGACGCTTCCAGATCAATGCGCTCGTTGGCAAGATTGTCTTGAAGCTGCAGGTTGCCTGGAATTCGTACCCGGGACTGTCTATGCTGGTGGATCTTCTTACATTTGCGCGTGGAGTTTTCGACGCGGGCAATGTGTCTGCTTCGTTCGATGCAATGCAGTTCGACGCAATGCAGAATTGGATCGTCGCATTCATCGCGGACATAATGCCGCTTTTCTTCTACAAGTATGGGGCGGAGTTCAACCGGGCCATGGATGACTGCCCTTGTTTGCGAAATGCGGTTTTTGAAAAGTACGCCAAGAAGCTGCGTGAGAGCCCGGAGAGGTACGCCAACCCTCTTGTCGCGCTTCGCAGCCGTGGCCTCGAAATCTAG
- a CDS encoding uncharacterized protein (ID:PFLUO_001708-T1.cds;~source:funannotate) yields MASEYVSQIKNRRRSSQAMKDHNPVLTAEDEAFLQQVTAEPESSRSVADGEHPQLAATEDPPQPLAVDEGAANIPLPASPADEFGKQLGEEAREKSKDDTPKPEPASQSNVKAPEKKTKKNRWSFFTRKSSDSNKDKQASTSDKKQSSETKTDTSTNDGQNTQQDNQDVTDILDRLNLAADNNRVFSISDETQELLRKFKLIFKDLVNGAPTAYHDLESLLTNGNRQLQDTYSNLPGFLQKLIEKLPERWTETLAPEMLAVAGERASASGVNMENMGKAAAAASKMGISVPSLKELVGKPTALVGMLRSIMAFLRARFPAVLGMNVLWSLALFILLFVLWYCHKRGREVRLENERLVTEEEINQLNQDASEGKIRPTETLITTAPQGASTDEVRQGVKNVEEARASAATEPGSGSEAPPSAPEGTNNGNESSTPPPPLPSRSKSRFSIFSRSKSQSSQDVAPYPGT; encoded by the exons ATGGCAAGCGAATATGTCTCCCAGATCAAAAACCGCCGGCGTTCGTCACAGGCCATGAAAGATCACAACCCCGTCCTGACTGCGGAGGACGAGGCCTTTTTGCAGCAAGTCACCGCGGAGCCAGAGTCGTCGCGATCTGTCGCTGACGGTGAACACCCGCAACTGGCCGCGACTGAAGACCCACCACAGCCACTGGCGGTAGATGAAGGGGCTGCGAATATCCCGCTGCCCGCATCGCCTGCCGACGAGTTTGGAAAACAGCTAGGAGAAGAGGCGCGTGAGAAGTCCAAGGACGACACGCCGAAGCCTGAGCCGGCGAGCCAATCAAACGTGAAGGcgccggagaagaagacgaagaagaatagaTGGAGTTTTTTTACCAGGAAGAGTTCGGACTCGAACAAG GACAAACAAGCAAGCACATCAGATAAGAAGCAATCATCTGAGACCAAAACCGATACGTCGACCAATGATGGCCAAAATACCCAGCAAGATAACCAGGATGTGACGGACATTCTAGACCGGCTCAACCTCGCCGCAGATAACAACCGGGTCTTCTCGATCAGCGACGAGACCCAAGAATTGTTGCGCAAATTCAAGCTGATCTTCAAAGACCTGGTCAATGGGGCCCCCACAGCGTACCATGACCTCGAGAGTCTCCTGACAAACGGCAAccgccagctccaggacACCTATTCGAATCTGCCCGGGTTCTTGCAAAAGCTGATCGAGAAGCTTCCCGAGCGATGGACCGAGACTCTTGCACCGGAAATGCTTGCGGTGGCCGGTGAGCGAGCTAGTGCGAGCGGTGTCAACATGGAAAATATGGGCaaggccgctgccgctgcctCGAAGATGGGCATCAGTGTCCCGAGTTTGAAGGAGCTGGTGGGTAAGCCGACTGCCCTTGTGGGGATGCTCCGGTCCATTATGGCGTTTCTCCGGGCTCGATTCCCGGCTGTGCTGGGCATGAATGTGCTGTGGTCGTTGGCATTATTTA TTCTACTGTTCGTGCTATGGTACTGCCACAAGCGCGGCCGTGAAGTCCGCCTTGAAAACGAGCGGCTGgtgaccgaggaagagatcaacCAGCTGAACCAGGACGCCTCCGAGGGCAAAATTCGGCCAACCGAGACCCTTATAACGACTGCGCCTCAAGGTGCCTCGACCGACGAGGTGCGTCAGGGCGTCAAAAACGTTGAGGAAGCGCGTGCTTCGGCGGCCACCGAGCCCGGCAGCGGCTCCGAGGCTCCGCCGAGTGCCCCGGAAGGTACCAATAATGGCAATGAAAGCTCTaccccaccaccaccactaccatcGCGCTCCAAGTCACgtttctcgatcttctctcGGTCCAAATCCCAGTCGTCGCAGGATGTTGCTCCTTACCCGGGCACTTGA
- a CDS encoding uncharacterized protein (ID:PFLUO_001714-T1.cds;~source:funannotate), with protein MDEQNASSGASDAQLDVGDAVHLRVDPRRRGYVIRTYASTPGRLKHANRLILKHTVVPEPELKDFLYTKTPKEGYVFVSFGNVAQGYALIKESDLELIDRPLRTGAIVRRGRNDSMHGTVLNATRTLDLESIMVRVPGAPNEPTFQDQGVAGTTPTSMWRIQLQDIPAKELRGYGEFSRDDFVLIDEKLAVVENISCDCFVQLVDGTITKIPHDAKINACDAFAIPTALSERALVTFPTTEEQIEMSVQMQPGVRHLLIRPDSLHQLHPGQRVLGSPDVFRELPFLKGRFHEEVIQQHNFFECNILGLVPAKYQVRWICTNPFLARVPRLGPLREQFAAGAFHSQARKILPGSRHMDKVPGSTVMAPADYCVGAHVMFRDLCAAGTKYPRMKIFPTIFGNDLNVYTVTASKTQVNVLWEDGSQTTESSKDLCVGVAPESHEDEEDILMPGSLVVAINDISESMIPREDRLLSLWFGKEMTNDRISCKKVGVVQKFQNDTQTVTVKWFEDPHVELFQGGSILDMASTFGGLEDKEYTVSMDDLEMYSALNRRVGDLVIFAPPRVSQGMIDNASGMSNIPDVGFCHLEFLFPVKLTDITEYVSSLRVRLVAQKWFLDSTVIEADDPLGLSGIYFLAQITRCNLDGTLTIEPLGDYGVYGRSHYVFKIDQERVLLAIPRDTGPGLCFDDMEETPSGSGDVPGERSSNGVYSLTDVSYSSSDYDEDHIERSSAILSPGGAGYEADESDLSDDDDFIHPSRDELLQELAQSVLSVLSFNTAESSSAEQIAITEQKLTTVSAVIESREVPSVSSDDEEQTEHSSFGLDGVNETTLPIIPPDSPDSRVIGEDMSDSPNSSSKVPDYSELFKNIPSRCPDAFSVLDGGSPEDHHFIDQPQALPEALQRLHWEFSILRTSLPPGIFVRTWESRMDLLRVLIFGPEGTPYEFVPFFFDIYLGGKFPTEPPEVFFHSWKDPLYDINPNFDPDNGYVCLSLLGTWMGSATERWSTDSTILQLAVSIQGLVLVKHPFYNETAWEYMKSDGNAFEFAKLYHEKVYLACRSHLCHMNFGDVPGLEDVLVWYYVPDRVADPDDDDFPNNPTRRPNYLHKAVVSMKRVIDFHRISMDTRMLFGLDIGVTEFVEWFSNDALEKLGPWYKTLREMERKAVAALEAGSVSASEVGLGLE; from the exons ATGGACGAGCAGAACGCGTCCTCGGGGGCTTCCGACGCCCAG CTGGACGTTGGTGATGCTGTCCACCTGCGGGTGGACCCCCGTCGCCGGGGCTATGTTATT CGTACCTACGCCAGT ACTCCCGGCCGTTTGAAACATGCGAACAGGCTCATCCTCAAACACACCGTCGTCCCAGAGCCCGAGCTCAAGGATTTCCTCTACACCAAGACG CCCAAGGAGGGCTACGTATTTGTGTCTTTCGGCAATGTCGCCCAAGGCTACGCTCTCATCAAAGAGAGCGACCTTGAGCTGATCGACCGCCCTCTCAGGACGGGTGCCATTGTTCGTCGCGGCCGGAACGATTCTATGCATGGAACCGTGCTAAATGCCACGCGAACTCTCGATCTGGAGTCAATAATGGTGCGGGTTCCTGGCGCCCCGAATGAGCCAACCTTCCAGGATCAGGGCGTGGCGGGCACCACCCCAACCAGCATGTGGCGTATCCAGCTGCAGGATATCCCTGCCAAGGAGCTGCGCGGATATGGCGAGTTTAGTCGTGATGATTTCGTTCTCATTGACGAGAAACTGGCGGTTGTTGAGAACATTAGCTGCGACTGCTTCGTGCAGCTCGTCGATGGGACCATTACCAAGATCCCCCACGATGCCAAGATCAACGCCTGCGATGCGTTCGCCATTCCCACGGCTCTGTCGGAGCGTGCTCTCGTTACTTTCCCTACTACTGAAGAACAGATCGAGATGTCTGTGCAGATGCAGCCTGGTGTACGGCATCTCCTAATTCGCCCTGACTCTCTTCATCAACTTCATCCCGGCCAGCGCGTTCTTGGATCTCCAGATGTATTCAGAGAGCTGCCGTTCCTCAAGGGCAGATTTCATGAGGAAGTCATTCAGCAGCACAATTTCTTTGAATGCAACATCCTTGGCCTTGTGCCGGCCAAATACCAGGTGCGCTGGATTTGTACCAATCCCTTCCTGGCAAGGGTTCCTCGCCTCGGCCCGCTTCGAGAGCAATTTGCGGCGGGTGCCTTCCACAGCCAAGCTCGCAAGATCTTGCCTGGATCTAGACACATGGATAAGGTCCCTGGCAGCACCGTCATGGCTCCTGCAGACTACTGCGTTGGTGCCCATGTTATGTTCCGGGATTTGTGCGCTGCTGGTACTAAATACCCTCGCATGAAAATCTTTCCCACTATTTTTGGAAATGATTTGAACGTCTACACCGTTACGGCTAGTAAAACACAGGTCAATGTTCTCTGGGAGGATGGCTCACAAACAACTGAGTCGTCAAAGGATCTCTGCGTGGGAGTCGCGCCCGAGTCGcatgaggatgaggaggatatcctcaTGCCTGGAAGTCTTGTCGTTGCTATCAATGACATCTCAGAGAGCATGATTCCTCGTGAGGACAGACTTCTTAGCCTTTGGTTTGGCAAAGAAATGACGAACGACAGGATCTCATGCAAAAAGGTTGGTGTCGTGCAGAAATTCCAGAATGACACGCAAACCGTGACTGTCAAATGGTTCGAAGACCCCCACGTGGAGCTGTTCCAGGGAGGATCTATCCTGGACATGGCGTCTACCTTTGGCGGTCTTGAGGATAAAGAATATACCGTCTCCATGGATGATTTAGAGATGTACTCGGCTCTGAACCGTCGTGTCGGTGACCTTGTTATTTTTGCTCCTCCAAGAGTCAGCCAGGGCATGATCGACAATGCATCTGGGATGTCAAATATTCCCGACGTTGGATTCTGCCACTTGGAGTTTCTGTTTCCGGTGAAGCTTACCGATATTACTGAGTACGTGTCCTCGCTGCGAGTTCGACTTGTGGCGCAGAAGTGGTTTCTTGATTCCACGGTGATCGAGGCAGATGATCCACTTGGTTTATCTGGTATCTACTTCCTTGCTCAAATTACTCGTTGCAACTTGGATGGCACTCTGACCATTGAACCTTTGGGTGACTACGGTGTCTACGGACGGAGTCATTATGTCTTCAAGATTGACCAAGAGAGAGTTTTGCTTGCCATCCCCCGGGATACTGGTCCGGGCCTGTGCTTTGATGACATGGAGGAGACCCCGTCTGGATCTGGTGATGTCCCTGGTGAGCGCAGCTCAAACGGTGTGTACAGTCTTACAGATGTTTCTTATTCGTCCAGCGACTACGACGAAGATCACATTGAGCGGAGTTCAGCGATTCTTTCTCCTGGAGGTGCAGGTTATGAGGCCGATGAATCTGATTTGtctgacgatgatgatttcATCCATCCGAGCCGCGACGAATTGCTTCAAGAGCTCGCCCAGAGCGTACTATCCGTCCTTAGTTTCAACACTGCCGAATCTTCCTCCGCTGAACAGATTGCCATTACTGAGCAGAAGCTTACTACTGTTTCTGCCGTCATTGAGTCTCGAGAGGTACCGTCTGTCTCTtcagatgatgaagagcaaaCCGAACACTCTTCCTTTGGCCTCGATGGAGTGAATGAGACTACACTACCCATAATCCCTCCCGATTCTCCTGACAGCAGAGTCATCGGTGAAGATATGTCAGACTCCCCTAACTCTTCGTCTAAGGTTCCTGACTACAGCGAACTTTTCAAAAACATTCCTTCGCGCTGCCCTGATGCATTCTCTGTCCTTGATGGAGGGTCCCCGGAGGATCACCACTTCATTGACCAGCCCCAGGCTCTCCCCGAGGCTCTTCAGCGTCTTCACTGGGAGTTCTCCATTCTCCGCACTTCCCTTCCGCCTGGCATTTTTGTGCGAACCTGGGAATCACGCATGGATCTTCTGCGGGTGTTGATCTTTGGGCCCGAGGGTACCCCATACGAATTCgttcctttcttcttcgacatctACCTAGGCGGAAAATTCCCTACCGAGCCCCCGGAGGTTTTCTTCCACAGCTGGAAGGATCCCCTGTATGACATAAATCCCAACTTCGATCCTGATAACGGCTACGTCTGTCTTAGTCTGCTGGGGACTTGGATGGGATCGGCCACGGAGCGGTGGTCGACAGATTCAACCATTCTGCAGTTGGCTGTTTCCATCCAGGGTCTCGTTCTTGTAAAGCACCCGTTCTACA ATGAAACTGCCTGGGAGTACATGAAGTCTGACGGGAATGCTTTCGAATTTGCAAAGCTCTACCACGAGAAGGTGTATCTTGCTTGCCGCTCACATCTCTGCCACATGAACTTCGGAGATGTCCCTGGGCTCGAGGATGTACTCGTGTGGTACTACGTTCCTGACCGCGTCGCCGAtcccgacgacgacgattTTCCGAACAACCCCACGCGTCGTCCCAACTATCTGCACAAGGCTGTCGTGAGCATGAAAAGGGTGATTGATTTCCATAGGATCAGCATGGATACAAGGATGCTTTTCGGTCTCGACATTGGGGTCACTGAGTTCGTGGAGTGGTTCAGCAATGATGCGCTTGAGAAGCTGGGGCCGTGGTACAAAACGCTGCGGGAGATGGAAAGGAAGGCTGTTGCTGCTCTTGAGGCGGGTTCGGTTTCTGCTAGCGAGGTGGGTTTGGGCCTTGAGTAA
- a CDS encoding uncharacterized protein (ID:PFLUO_001710-T1.cds;~source:funannotate), whose translation MFKRSFVSKNRAGKTVKGSKKKYDEQAKEKMQQKVESPPGANPIITVVVGSEQRLFAAHEDVLSLSPYLDTILKEQSLQDGTKRVELPEEEPEILSCVLEFLYKGDYFPRLMHGKRRDSWHLENAQDLNNSGGRGSSEATLFHRGVGDVVLRDTVVYCAAEKYGLEELKRLALRKQGLQTGIPADVILRSARFAYDHTPDSESRLRAHYLALIIRSRKTFKKSGTMQMEMETGGKLFFDLFVAMCNHMDDMAEIR comes from the exons ATGTTCAAACGCTCCTTTGTGTCCAAGAACCGGGCGGGCAAGACCGTCAAGGGTTCCAAGAAGAAGTACGACGAgcaggcgaaggagaagatgcagcAGAAGGTCGAAAGCCCTCCAGGGGCAAA TCCCATCATCACTGTAGTCGTGGGATCGGAACAGCGTCTTTTCGCCGCGCATGAAGATGTGCTGTCGCTTTCGCCGTACTTGGACACCATCCTCAAGGAACAGTCCCTGCAGGACGGCACTAAGAGGGTGGAATTGCCCGAAGA GGAGCCCGAGATCTTGTCATGTGTCCTGGAGTTTCTGTACAAGGGCGATTACTTCCCCCGCTTGATGCATGGGAAGCGTCGCGACTCGTGGCATCTCGAGAACGCCCAGGACCTCAATAACTCCGGTGGCCGCGGGTCGAGCGAGGCAACCCTCTTCCACCGCGGGGTGGGAGACGTGGTGCTCCGAGACACGGTGGTGTACTGCGCAGCCGAGAAGTACGgcctggaggagctgaagcGCCTCGCTCTCCGCAAGCAGGGCCTTCAGACCGGCATCCCGGCCGACGTGATCTTGCGATCTGCTCGCTTTGCGTACGACCACACCCCGGACTCGGAGTCTCGGCTGCGCGCTCATTATCTGGCTCTGATCATCCGCAGCCGcaagaccttcaagaagAGTGGAACTAtgcagatggagatggagactGGCGGCAAGCTGTTTTTTGACCTGTTTGTGGCAATGTGCAACCATATGGACGATATGGCGGAGATCCGGTAG
- a CDS encoding uncharacterized protein (ID:PFLUO_001709-T1.cds;~source:funannotate), whose translation MQGINSPWSSVHSDVISEVASLIEQYPDYTLESVGHSLGGSLTYLSYVALAQNFPDKQITSNAMAAFPIGNAAWASFGSSQNGTLNRGNNFDDGVPNMYVSAPYNFVHYGTEYYSAGTAATCVQCSGERDTQCSAGNGMVGVTAGHFSSFGVVMDAAGCGSLTL comes from the exons ATGCAGGGCATTAACAGTCCTTGGTCCTCGGTTCATAGTGATGTGATCTCCGAGGTCGCGTCTCTTATCGAACAATACCCAGACTACACACTGGAGTCCGTCGGACATTCTCTTGGTGGCTCGCTGACCTATCTTTCCTATGTGGCGCTGGCCCAAAACTTCCCTGACAAGCAGATTACCAGCAATGCGATGGCAGCATTCCCCATTGGGAACGCGGCGTGGGCCAGTTTTGGAAGCTCGCAGAATGGAACATTGAACCGTGGGAATAATTTTGACGACGGCGTTCCT AACATGTACGTCAGCGCTCCGTATAACTTTGTGCACTATGGAACC GAATACTACAGCGCCGGCACTGCTGCTACTTGTGTCCAATGCTCTGGAGAGCGGGACACGCAATGTTCTGCGGGTAATGGCATGGTCGGCGTCACTGCTGGTCATTTCTCCAGCTTCGGAGTTGTGATGGACGCTGCGGGATGCGGGTCTCTTACTCTGTAA
- a CDS encoding uncharacterized protein (ID:PFLUO_001711-T1.cds;~source:funannotate) codes for MKTSTLASVLGLCGTSVAAAVQKSSEPWGYKAGSKESIANLKDKVENVVWILLENRAFDNILGGVHREGLDNVVNNGPFCNPLNVTESHSGKYCTVNKDFDSVLHDPDHSVTGNNLEFFGTYSPDNAAIANGSLTPSLNGFVNRQTAAYPKISAQTASREVMGYYSESEIPTLVDLVDEFTTFNHWHSCVPGPTNPNRLCALAGTSDGHGENDESFLDSGIDVPSIFQAATENDISWRNYDGTNGAFLPDSLFFNWTAKNAKSNVVPVENFFQDAYLGLLPQLSYINPSCCGLNTNSMHPSGNVSFGQVFVKQIYDALRTSPQWDKTLLLLTYDETGGFFDHVPAPLAVRPDDKTYTEVAPDGSKYTLNFDRLGGRMPTWLISPYAPKGHIENKGTDPATGETTSYSATSVLKTLGYLWDLKDFTPRVSHSPSFDHLIGRSMRHDAPRALANPHPFPDAV; via the exons ATGAAGACCAGCACTCTCGCATCCGTTCTGGGCCTGTGCGGCACCAGTGTCGCTGCAGCTGTGCAGAAGAGCAGCGAGCCCTGGGGCTACAAGGCGGGTTCCAAGGAGTCCATCGCCAACCTGAAGGACAAGGTCGAGAACGTTGTCTGGATCCTGCTGGAGAACCGCGCCTTTGACAACATCCTCGGTGGCGTGCACCGCGAGGGCCTCGACAACGTCGTCAACAACGGGCCTTTCTGCAACCCGCTGAATGTGACCGAATCTCACAGCGGCAAGTACTGCACCGTCAACAAGGACTTTGACTCGGTTCTGCATGACCCGGACCACTCGGTCACCGGCAACAACCTCGAGTTCTTCGGCACCTACTCGCCCGACAATGCCGCCATTGCCAATGGCTCGTTGACTCCCAGCCTGAACGGCTTCGTCAACCGCCAGACCGCCGCCTACCCGAAGATCTCGGCGCAGACTGCTTCTCGGGAGGTCATGGGTTACTACTCGGAGAGCGAGATCCCGACTCTGGTCGACCTGGTGGATGAGTTCACCACCTTCAACCACTGGCACTCGTGCGTGCCCGGG CCTACCAACCCCAACCGCCTGTGTGCCCTTGCCGGTACCTCCGATGGACACGGTGAGAACGACGAAAGCTTCCTGGACTCCGGCATCGACGTCCCGAGCATCTTCCAGGCCGCCACCGAGAATGACATCTCGTGGCGCAACTACGACGGCACCAACGGCGCCTTCCTGCCGGACTCGCTGTTCTTCAACTGGACCGCGAAGAACGCCAAGTCGAACGTCGTGCCCGTCGAGAACTTCTTCCAGGATGCTTACCTGGGCCTGCTGCCCCAGCTGTCATACATCAACCCGTCCTGCTGCGGCCTGAACACCAACTCGATGCACCCCTCGGGCAATGTGTCGTTCGGACAGGTCTTCGTCAAGCAGATCTACGACGCCCTCCGCACCAGCCCCCAGTGGGACaagaccctgctgctgctcacGTACGACGAGACGGGTGGTTTCTTCGACCACGTTCCCGCGCCCCTAGCCGTCCGTCCCGACGACAAGACCTACACCGAGGTCGCACCCGACGGCAGCAAATACACCTTGAACTTTGACCGTCTGGGCGGCCGCATGCCCACCTGGTTGATCTCTCCGTATGCGCCCAAGGGCCACATCGAGAACAAGGGCACGGATCCCGCCACCGGCGAGACGACTTCATACAGCGCAACCTCCGTGCTCAAGACCCTGGGCTACCTCTGGGATCTGAAGGACTTTACGCCCCGCGTGTCGCACTCTCCGTCCTTTGATCACCTCATTGGTCGCTCGATGCGTCATGATGCGCCCCGGGCTCTGGCCAACCCCCACCCGTTCCCGGATGCAGTCTAA
- a CDS encoding uncharacterized protein (ID:PFLUO_001713-T1.cds;~source:funannotate), producing MGTYRFEEAKTGRAGCQNKECKDAKVKIPKGELRVGSWVDSGNFQSWYWRHWGCVTPKMIHNVMESLDELDDSSGDEKNFTLLDGFDELAEEAQATVQKALEQGHVDDKDWNGDVELNRPGKNGFRVRSKKTDDEHKEESPKKTASAKKRGRADEDDADKEKPTKKTKAVKKAAKDESADSKSAKNGRKATNDDAHQEAEQKPQSSRPKKAKAEKNDDAEAKPTRGRPKKAQAENDDDAGAKPTRGRPKRAKTSK from the exons ATGGGCACTTATCGTTTCG AGGAGGCTAAAACTGGTCGCGCTGGCTGCCAGAACAAGGAGTGCAAGGACGCGAAGGTCAAGATCCCCAAAGGGGAACTTCGCGTCGGCAGCTGGGTCGATAGCGGCAATTTCCAGTCCTGGTACTGGCGACATTG GGGATGCGTCACTCCCAAAATGATCCACAACGTCATGGAGTCGCTTGACGAGCTCGATGACAGCTCTGGTGATGAGAAGAACTTTACGCTTCTTGATGGCTTCGATGAACTGGCCGAAGAAGCCCAGGCGACAGTTCAGAAGGCCTTAGAGCAGGGTCACGTTGACGACAAAGACTGGAACGGC GATGTTGAATTGAACAGACCTGGGAAGAACGGATTCCGTGTTCGTAGTAAGAAGACTGACGACGAG CACAAGGAAGAGAGCCCAAAGAAGACAGCCAGCGCCAAGAAGCGTGGCCGCGctgacgaagatgatgctgacaaggagaagccgaccaagaagaccaaagCGGTCAAGAAGGCAGCGAAAGATGAGAGCGCTGACTCGAAGTCCGCGAAGAACGGCAGAAAGGCCACGAATGACGACGCGCACCAGGAAGCCGAGCAGAAGCCCCAGAGTAGTCGTCCCAAGAAGGCAAAGGCTGAGAAGAACGACGATGCCGAGGCAAAGCCTACGCGTGGTCGTCCCAAGAAGGCCCAGGCTGAGAATGACGACGATGCCGGGGCAAAGCCCACGCGTGGCCGTCCCAAGAGGGCCAAGACGTCTAAATAG
- a CDS encoding uncharacterized protein (ID:PFLUO_001715-T1.cds;~source:funannotate) — protein sequence MSEPGPQSVPTSADSRSKRPTKRRAVTPHSEHASQISSLFRDPSKEVQLPEGAKPRTSGSLAAPPEIVANVQGSSAGAGSGEFHVYKASRRREYERLRMMQSETEKEKEDAEWGKLREETRMKDDGKTEKNRRRREKKRAAKGGNGGNKRDAGGILKGQKSMDGDKKKGPERKEDDATEQIGGAAPQEEVPGVIIHEDD from the coding sequence ATGTCGGAACCAGGCCCTCAATCCGTCCCCACAAGCGCCGACTCGCGCAGCAAGCGTCCCACCAAACGGCGTGCGGTAACACCGCACTCAGAGCACGCAAGCCAAATCTCGTCTCTCTTCCGGGACCCAAGCAAAGAGGTCCAACTCCCCGAAGGCGCCAAGCCACGAACAAGCGGCTCGCTGGCCGCGCCGCCCGAAATCGTCGCCAATGTGCAGGGCTCgtcggcgggcgcgggctCGGGCGAATTCCACGTGTACAAGGCGAGTCGGCGGCGGGAGTATGAGCGGTTGCGGATGATGCAGtcggagacggagaaggagaaggaagatgcgGAGTGGGGAAAGCTGCGGGaggagacgaggatgaaggaTGAcgggaagacggagaagaatcggaggaggagggagaagaagcgcgctGCTAAGGGCGGGAACGGTGGTAATAAGCGGGATGCGGGTGGGATTTTGAAGGGTCAGAAGAGTATGGATGGGGATAAGAAGAAAGGTccggagaggaaggaggatgaTGCAACGGAGCAGATAGGGGGAGCAGCGCCGCAGGAGGAAGTGCCTGGTGTTATTATTCACGAGGATGATTGA